One Triticum dicoccoides isolate Atlit2015 ecotype Zavitan chromosome 5B, WEW_v2.0, whole genome shotgun sequence genomic window carries:
- the LOC119312229 gene encoding E3 ubiquitin protein ligase DRIP2-like isoform X2: MQNAVLACPAPSGGDGGGGGAGAGVVMVKRAALVACLTCPLCRRLLRDAATITECLHTFCRKCISKEFIDKEICYCPTCNIDLGCAPEEKLRVDHSLQYVRSKIFPSKRRKVVDQEAISPVESPVKRKERSLSSLTVHGPRVSIQKCLTKRRTKASCLRSLSLGSKDATKKVGGWKPLASHIRVGKSKKSIKSGSEEDNRTGIKSDDPEHGAPSNEAKASLLKRLLESKEHPTKKENLVKKTGSKKVFTLKGKKEIFKAKQPRKKRRLQALWFYLVAAFDQKGQPPLPQLPTKFLRIKDVELPASFIQKYLVQKLNLSSEAEVELMCAGKKVDPAITLHDITDCYLDKGPNGWVRSSVGSPATGFITTVFYSRPELPTPPTPPPPPESHHG, translated from the exons ATGCAGAACGCCGTGCTGGCGTGCCCCGCGCCGTCCGGCGGagacggcgggggcgggggcgcgggcgcgggcgtcgTGATGGTGAAGCGCGCGGCCCTGGTGGCGTGCCTCACCTGCCCGCTCTGCCGCCGCCTGCTCCGCGACGCCGCCACCATCACCGAGTGCCTCCACACCT TTTGCAGAAAGTGCATATCTAAGGAGTTCATCGATAAGGAGATCTGCTACTGCCCTACATGCAACATTGATTTAGGCTGTGCTCCAGAGGAGAAACTCAG AGTTGATCACAGCCTACAATATGTGAGGTCAAAGATATTTCCTTCTAAAAGACGGAAGGTTGTGGACCAAGAAGCCATATCACCGGTCGAATCACCTGTCAAGAGAAAAGAACGATCTCTATCTTCACTGACAGTCCATGGTCCTCGGGTGTCTATACAGAAATGCCTCACAAAGAGGAGAACAAAAGCTTCGTGCTTACGCAGCTTGTCTTTG GGCAGTAAAGATGCAACAAAGAAAGTTGGAGGATGGAAACCTTTGGCCTCTCATATTAGAGTTGGTAAAAGTAAAAAATCTATCAAATCAGGTTCCGAAGAGGACAATAGAACTGGAATCAAGTCTGATGATCCAGAGCATGGTGCTCCTTCCAATGAAGCAAAGGCTAGCCTCTTGAAACGCTTGTTGGAGTCTAAGGAACACCCGACAAAAAAGGAGAATCTAGTGAAGAAGACTGGAAGCAAGAAAGTGTTCACTCTGAAGGGGAAAAAGGAAATATTCAAGGCCAAACAACCTAGGAAAAAGAGAAGATTGCAAGCATTATGGTTCTATCTAGTGGCTGCTTTTGACCA GAAGGGACAACCTCCTTTACCGCAGCTACCTACAAAATTTTTGAGGATCAA GGATGTTGAATTGCCTGCTTCCTTCATACAAAAGTACCTTGTGCAGAAACTCAATCTTTCAAGTGAAGCTGAG GTGGAGTTGATGTGCGCTGGCAAGAAAGTTGACCCAGCAATCACCCTGCATGACATAACGGACTGCTATCTGGACAAAGGACCGAACGGTTGGGTGCGGTCGTCCGTGGGCTCCCCTGCCACCGGGTTCATCACGACCGTGTTCTACAGCAGGCCGGAGCTGCCCACACCCCcaacaccaccgccaccacctgaaAGTCACCATGGCTGA
- the LOC119312231 gene encoding trihelix transcription factor ASR3-like: MSSAGDPAGAAAAAAPNPSVRAPRLPRWTRQEILVLIEGKRMVEVRGGVRGGRGRLAAAAAAGATGETAAAALEPKWSAVAEYCRRHGVERGAVQCRKRWSNLAGDWKKIKEWERAAAGAREPSFWAMRNDARRERRLPGFFDREVYGILEGRGRGVVAGSSSGGGAAVEEVGVVRMEEDDEEEETGEEEEERGKGKEVAVAVAVKETVFDSGRPAGEEVLFSEDEEEEDAETPEATPAPPPAVIALPISENSEASRQQSAQQGTTKGRQGGHQGSTKTAGSPTLQQSGEKRRRTGDDGEPRAEGIADKLLEILERNSQIMTAQLEAQNVNSERDREERREQANSLAVVLGRLADALGRIADKL, translated from the coding sequence ATGTCCAGCGCCGGCGACCCCGCcggcgcggcggccgcggcggcgcccAACCCGTCGGTGCGCGCCCCGAGGCTGCCCCGCTGGACGCGGCAGGAGATACTGGTGCTCATCGAGGGCAAGCGCATGGTTGAAGTCCGCGGCGGCGTGCGCGGCGGGAGGGGgcgcctggcggcggcggcggcggccggggctaCAGGGGAGACGGCGGCAGCGGCGCTGGAGCCCAAGTGGTCCGCGGTCGCGGAGTACTGCCGGCGGCATGGCGTGGAGAGGGGGGCCGTGCAGTGCCGGAAGCGGTGGAGCAACCTCGCTGGGGACTGGAAGAAGATAAAGGAGTGGGAGCGGGCGGCAGCCGGCGCGCGGGAGCCCTCGTTCTGGGCCATGCGCAACGACGCGAGGCGGGAGCGCCGGCTCCCTGGGTTCTTCGACCGCGAGGTGTACGGCATACTCGAAGGTCGAGGTCGGGGGGTCGTCGCCGGCAGCAGCTCCGGCGGTGGTGCCGCCGTGGAGGAAGTAGGGGTGGTGCGCATGGAggaggatgatgaggaggaggagacaggggaggaggaagaggagagaggGAAGGGGAAGGAGGTGGCAGTGGCAGTGGCAGTGAAGGAGACCGTGTTTGACAGTGGCCGGCCCGCCGGGGAGGAGGTGCTCTTCtcggaggacgaagaggaggaagatgcTGAGACGCCAGAGGCGACTCCCGCACCACCGCCGGCGGTCATCGCCCTGCCGATTTCCGAGAATTCAGAGGCATCAAGGCAGCAGAGCGCACAGCAAGGCACAACAAAAGGCAGGCAAGGAGGGCATCAAGGCAGCACCAAGACAGCAGGCTCACCGACACTGCAGCAGAGTGGGGAGAAGAGGCGGCGAACCGGCGACGACGGTGAGCCCAGAGCAGAAGGCATAGCAGACAAGCTGCTGGAGATCCTAGAGCGGAACAGCCAGATCATGACGGCGCAGCTGGAGGCGCAGAACGTGAACTCGGAGCGCGACCGGGAGGAGAGGAGAGAGCAGGCCAACAGCCTGGCCGTCGTGCTCGGCAGGCTCGCCGATGCTCTTGGCAGGATCGCCGATAAGCTCTAG
- the LOC119312229 gene encoding E3 ubiquitin protein ligase DRIP2-like isoform X1, with amino-acid sequence MQNAVLACPAPSGGDGGGGGAGAGVVMVKRAALVACLTCPLCRRLLRDAATITECLHTFCRKCISKEFIDKEICYCPTCNIDLGCAPEEKLRVDHSLQYVRSKIFPSKRRKVVDQEAISPVESPVKRKERSLSSLTVHGPRVSIQKCLTKRRTKASCLRSLSLYSTLQGSKDATKKVGGWKPLASHIRVGKSKKSIKSGSEEDNRTGIKSDDPEHGAPSNEAKASLLKRLLESKEHPTKKENLVKKTGSKKVFTLKGKKEIFKAKQPRKKRRLQALWFYLVAAFDQKGQPPLPQLPTKFLRIKDVELPASFIQKYLVQKLNLSSEAEVELMCAGKKVDPAITLHDITDCYLDKGPNGWVRSSVGSPATGFITTVFYSRPELPTPPTPPPPPESHHG; translated from the exons ATGCAGAACGCCGTGCTGGCGTGCCCCGCGCCGTCCGGCGGagacggcgggggcgggggcgcgggcgcgggcgtcgTGATGGTGAAGCGCGCGGCCCTGGTGGCGTGCCTCACCTGCCCGCTCTGCCGCCGCCTGCTCCGCGACGCCGCCACCATCACCGAGTGCCTCCACACCT TTTGCAGAAAGTGCATATCTAAGGAGTTCATCGATAAGGAGATCTGCTACTGCCCTACATGCAACATTGATTTAGGCTGTGCTCCAGAGGAGAAACTCAG AGTTGATCACAGCCTACAATATGTGAGGTCAAAGATATTTCCTTCTAAAAGACGGAAGGTTGTGGACCAAGAAGCCATATCACCGGTCGAATCACCTGTCAAGAGAAAAGAACGATCTCTATCTTCACTGACAGTCCATGGTCCTCGGGTGTCTATACAGAAATGCCTCACAAAGAGGAGAACAAAAGCTTCGTGCTTACGCAGCTTGTCTTTG TATTCTACCTTGCAGGGCAGTAAAGATGCAACAAAGAAAGTTGGAGGATGGAAACCTTTGGCCTCTCATATTAGAGTTGGTAAAAGTAAAAAATCTATCAAATCAGGTTCCGAAGAGGACAATAGAACTGGAATCAAGTCTGATGATCCAGAGCATGGTGCTCCTTCCAATGAAGCAAAGGCTAGCCTCTTGAAACGCTTGTTGGAGTCTAAGGAACACCCGACAAAAAAGGAGAATCTAGTGAAGAAGACTGGAAGCAAGAAAGTGTTCACTCTGAAGGGGAAAAAGGAAATATTCAAGGCCAAACAACCTAGGAAAAAGAGAAGATTGCAAGCATTATGGTTCTATCTAGTGGCTGCTTTTGACCA GAAGGGACAACCTCCTTTACCGCAGCTACCTACAAAATTTTTGAGGATCAA GGATGTTGAATTGCCTGCTTCCTTCATACAAAAGTACCTTGTGCAGAAACTCAATCTTTCAAGTGAAGCTGAG GTGGAGTTGATGTGCGCTGGCAAGAAAGTTGACCCAGCAATCACCCTGCATGACATAACGGACTGCTATCTGGACAAAGGACCGAACGGTTGGGTGCGGTCGTCCGTGGGCTCCCCTGCCACCGGGTTCATCACGACCGTGTTCTACAGCAGGCCGGAGCTGCCCACACCCCcaacaccaccgccaccacctgaaAGTCACCATGGCTGA